A genomic window from Herbiconiux aconitum includes:
- a CDS encoding mandelate racemase/muconate lactonizing enzyme family protein has protein sequence MKITRLETLTVDFYRTNLVIVRLHTDEGIIGVSEATLEGQELAVQGAVAILGEAVKGKDPTRIAQTIYELSRDAYWRGGPVTMTALSALETAMWDVTARSLGVPVHALLGGRTRDRVRAYANGWFSGAETPEDYAAAAVDTIATGFRGLKWDPFEASDLIVADRDLDRMLESVAAVRDAVGDDIELFIEGHGRFDVPTAIKVARKLERFNPVFFEEPCPPDGIDALVEIRSKSPVAIAAGERWFGRKEFVPVLARQAVDYVQPDVTHAGGLLELSFISTLAAAYYVPFAPHNPSGPLSTAATLQLGATLPNFRYLEIMATDVPWRSEISNEALTLTDEGDILIPEGIGLGIELDLDAIAEHPYTPHPMRIFDDAVADIRPEGARSYFNLSRVGA, from the coding sequence ATGAAGATCACCCGACTCGAGACACTCACCGTCGACTTCTATCGCACCAATCTCGTGATCGTGCGGCTGCACACCGACGAGGGGATCATCGGTGTCTCGGAGGCCACGCTCGAGGGCCAGGAACTCGCGGTGCAGGGTGCGGTGGCGATTCTCGGCGAAGCCGTGAAGGGCAAAGACCCGACCCGCATCGCGCAGACGATCTACGAGCTCAGCCGCGACGCCTACTGGCGCGGTGGCCCGGTCACGATGACGGCGTTGAGCGCGCTCGAGACGGCGATGTGGGATGTCACGGCACGCTCGCTCGGGGTTCCGGTGCACGCGCTCCTCGGCGGCCGGACGCGCGATCGGGTGCGCGCCTATGCCAACGGCTGGTTCTCGGGCGCGGAGACCCCGGAGGACTATGCCGCGGCCGCCGTCGACACGATCGCCACGGGGTTCCGGGGTCTGAAATGGGACCCGTTCGAGGCATCCGATCTCATCGTCGCGGATCGCGATCTCGACCGGATGCTCGAGTCGGTCGCCGCGGTGCGAGACGCGGTCGGTGACGACATCGAGCTGTTCATCGAGGGCCACGGACGATTCGACGTGCCGACGGCGATCAAGGTCGCCCGAAAGCTCGAGCGCTTCAATCCGGTGTTCTTCGAGGAGCCCTGCCCGCCTGACGGAATCGATGCACTGGTCGAGATCCGCTCCAAGTCGCCCGTGGCGATCGCTGCCGGAGAGCGCTGGTTCGGCCGCAAGGAATTCGTTCCCGTGCTCGCGCGCCAAGCCGTCGACTACGTGCAGCCCGACGTGACCCACGCCGGCGGACTGCTGGAGCTGAGCTTCATCTCCACCCTGGCGGCGGCGTACTACGTGCCGTTCGCGCCGCACAATCCGAGCGGCCCGCTCAGCACGGCCGCCACCCTGCAGTTGGGTGCCACGTTGCCCAACTTCCGCTACCTGGAGATCATGGCGACCGACGTGCCGTGGCGCTCGGAGATCTCGAACGAGGCGCTGACCCTGACCGACGAGGGCGACATCCTCATCCCCGAGGGCATCGGTCTCGGCATCGAACTCGACCTCGACGCCATCGCGGAGCATCCGTACACGCCGCATCCGATGCGGATCTTCGACGACGCCGTGGCCGACATCAGGCCGGAGGGCGCCCGCTCCTACTTCAATCTCTCGCGGGTGGGCGCCTGA